Sequence from the Lasioglossum baleicum chromosome 9, iyLasBale1, whole genome shotgun sequence genome:
AAGGTACACCGGTGCTACATCGATCCCCGTTCCCTCAAATTCTCTCAACTTTCCAACAAAACTGTGCTGTAATACAAAAACACTGAACAACATTTTATACTTCATACGAATAGCATTGTTCGAGAAAAGGAGGTTTCTGATGAACACGGTGATACATAGTATGTACCACTCGAGAAATTAAGATTACGATTAAAAAGTGGCGCGATTCTGGAAGATAACGTCACGATCGTTGCTGATACAGGTATCATCTATACAGAGTGTCTCAGTTAAAggaagccacctaaatatctccattatttttaatggcacaaaaaagaattttttggcgtaatttaaatggtattgaaggaggaatatcatagaagaacaatttcttttgaccTATCGCCTATCGTTatattttatcgggaaaacttattttttttttattccatctcttgttaatgacttaagcatattcaaatgtattttttcagccgctataagagatggaataaaaaaatatcagttttcccgataaaaaaataacgatgaccttgagaaaACTATGAAAAcctaaccggacaaaagaaattgatcttctatgatattcctccttcgataccacttaaattatgccataaatattttttgtgtcattaagAATAGATGAGATATTTTTAGGTGGCCTCAGAATTTCAGAAGGGAATGATGAAAACGAGAACACAGGCAATTACCAggcttaaaaatttatttactcatACAAGACATGCAATTCACGATACAAAATAAATTGTACACAAGATTTTACCACTCGCTAATTGCTACGAACAACATGGGCAGTAAGAACGACAGCATACGCAACTCCAAAACTGTCGTTTGGAACACCAGCTTTGTGAGCGTTCTCTTGCAGCTTCGCTAGATTTGGATTCGAAAGAACTCTCAAGTACAATAAGACATTTCCAGGCGACTGTAGCTCTTCGATAAGATCTTTGACCACAGCCGAAGACTTCTGTTTCTCTTCTAGCAATTGCTTCAACTCATTTATTGGCACAACATCGCGCAGGTCCTTGATGAGACCTTTGGCTCCTCCGGTGATCTTGCGATAGGTAGACAGAGGTTTGATAGGGTTCAATTGAAGGGATTTGTTCAGTTTGTTCAGCAGACTGTAGATATCGAGTCCAGCCTCCTGGATGTGCTTCGCCAGCTGCTTGAATTGACGGATTGCTTCAACTTCTTTGATGAGCTTGACAGAGTCAGCCGATGATGCTAGTTTTAGAAGAGCTTGAATCTCATTGTCGTTAGCGATGTAGGCTCTGACGATCTCGACAACGTCATTCAGTGGCACGAGGTCCACGAACTCCTGCGCTTCTCTGGCGAGTGCACCGGAGCCTGCAGCTGGGACTTTGAATGCAGTCGAAGGACTAGCTGCAGCCAAAAGTGTCAAGGCGACAATTGCGAACTTCATCTGCGATGAAAATGGCGAAGTTTTATTAAGTAGTCATTTTGATAGCATTTTGATAGCTGAGAATAGCATTTAAAACATTTTAGGTATTACTACAATAAATGCTATTGTGTGATACTCACCTTGTGTCTTCTGGACTTCCAGCTGATAGTACTGAAGGGAATATGGCTCTGGATGTCTTAATGTTGTAGCATATATACCCTTTTCATTTATCACTAGATTAACACGATTAGATAATCTATAACCTTCTGTTGTCTATGTGTTGTCACAATCTAAATttagtaataaaaaaattcttGTTTTCACAGAGAAACACTTTTCTGGATTAACTACTTGGACGTTGATATGACAGGCTTTATTATGATATCAAATCTTTGAAGAGACAAGCAAGAAGCGTCAGCTGTGTTTACAGTcccatttcttaaaaaatactaTTGTAATTCTTAATACATTGGAACCAACAtagtttaattatatttatacgcTGCTAAAATGATTACTGTTCTTTCCAACCAGCAAAAGCAATTTTTCCATTATCTTTATTTTTACGAAATCATCTACAAAATCAAGAACACAAAATATTAGGAAATTTTTCGTAGATTTAATCGCAGCTCTAGCAAGGCAGCAGAGTCTGTGTCAGATAAAAATGAAGGTCCTTCAGCAACTCCCCAGCGAATCCAACTTCAAGACCGCTCTCCTCAGCCCAGAAATAATGATGATGCATCATTCTGTTCTGTCTCAGCGAGTTACAGAGGTCATCGAAATCATTCGACTTCAACATCATCAACAGCCTACGAAAACTGCCAGAATACCTGACCTTCTGCTTCAGCAACTCGTTCAACTCGTGCAACGGTATAGTGTGCAGGATTTTATCAATCATCACTGTCAATCCTCCAGTCGCCACGTCCTTATTCTTCCTGACGTACCTTGGCGCCATTTTCCAGGCAATCTGAAGCTTCTCTGTCCAGTAATCCACGTCCAATCCGTTTTTTATCAAAAAAAGAATTATACGATTCACTTGGGGCATGTTCTGAAGCTCTCTGATTAAGAATCGTTTGTGGTCGTTGATGAAGCTAACAGTTTCTCCGATCTGTTTGTCATATTTCATGTATCGCTCGACGATCTCCTGGATGTCGTTCTGAGGCACGAACGCTAGGATGTCCCACAGGTCCTCGTCCAACGAGCTATTGTCCTTCAATGGTGGTTGGTTCATTAGATCAACTTCTTCAGACCGGTGACCCATTCGATAGgctagtaaactaattaaaGCCACCGAGGCTGCGGCGAACGCGCtcattattaatatttgtgGATTCATTGCTGTGGATTTTCTGTCGTTGAGGCTATATCGAAGTCATTGTGTTGGGATTGTAAGTATTTTCATCGTTCACCTGGAAGAAGATGATGAAAGAAATAATTAGAGAAAAGTTAAAAGACAAAAATGGATTATTGAAAACGAACCACAAATCTGTACAGCATCAGATAGAAACTATTAGAAATGTTATTTACTGTGTTTGTAATTTCAGTATCCGAGCAGCAGGATATTAAGTAACGACGCGAATTTCCCGCGCCATTGTGCGTTAACGAACGCTTCCGTGGGGTTCCAGGAACGCCGAACGAAACCCCGTAGTAGGTTATGGCAGTCGAAAGAACTTCCCGCAAAGGGGAACGTCTCACTCCTGGAACCGTTGTAACAAGTTTCGAGATTGCGGAACGGTAATGCCGGTGATAGAATTCGGATCTGTTGTTCCTTAAGGATTTAGTAGCCTCGAGACAATGGAAACTTTAATCACATTTTAATTTTCGCGAGTAACGCGAAGTAAACTCGGTCCGAGACATTTTCAAACTGTGCTGCATTCACGACCCTtgcgaaataaataaacaatatccATTGGATGCAAAACAATGGCTGGCAGTACGGTATAGTGACTCTAGTTCTATTAATTGTACCCGAAAAACCAGTATCAAAATTATCTGACGTGAAATTCATGATATTCGTGATATTTATCTGtgatttatgcgaaataaaaatggccTATACCAGTTACAAGGAACTGGTGTGAAGTtgacatacaatttttaaaaaaaatattgatcaTTAAGACtatcgccgcctgaatgtaagaactaggtaacttgaaatttggacattttgagttatctacttcgtattaaagaagaaatcaagtagaatttaatgtaaaaactgGGTAACACCTATCAAAGTAATCTACATCTAGTAAGCAGTgttcaaagtagataaaaaataaatacagatttctatttatgttataaatgggcaactcgacttttaaaaaatttttttttatccaaaatgatgttttttcatgtattgttccacttaaaataaagaaatatgagCAGATATTGGCATTACGTTTAAAACAACGGTCTCCCTACCATAATCTTAAAACCTTAAATtactgtttcatcaatttctctaaaataaggaattgtaagttaaacctagttcttacattcaggcggcgataTACGTAGAAGTGGATCTAGGCTAGGAACGAAGTCAGAGACAACAAGAAAAGTTGCTGCtgcgttaaatatttatttcatgatTTTCCCAAAACTTGAATACATGCGAATTTATAAAGTATGTTGAACAATTAATACTGGCTACGAACAACATGAGCACTCAAGAGGACGCTGAATCCAAGCGGGAAGTCCTGCTGGGCGACTCCTTGCTTCTGACCAGCAGCGAGCAACTTAGCAAGATGGGCGCTCTTAAGGACGGTTTCGACGATTTTCTGGTACTTCGGGTTGCTGGCCTCCTTAATAAGATCTTTGACTACGGGGGAGTTCTTGCTCTTCTCGTTGAACAATTTCGTGATCTTTTCCAAAGGTACGACAGCTTTCAGGTCATCCAGGAGACCTTTGACTCCCTTGCCACTGACCGGCTTGTAGGTGTCCAGGGGCTTGATGGGCGCTAAGTTGAGAGACTTGTTCAAAGCATTCCACATGAGGTAGATGTCGAGACCAGCATTCTGAATGTACGTCGCTATGTCCTTGAATTCAGGGACTGCTTCCAGTTCCTTGACGTAGGCCACGGTCTCGGCGGATGTTACGATCTTTAGTACAGCTTGCACCTGTGGATCTTGACTGATGTAGTCCTTGATGATGCTTTTTACCTCCTTCAGCGGGACCAGGTCCACGATGTCATTGAGTTCCTTGGCCAGGGCACCTGAGCCTGTAGCTGGCAACTTCCAGGCATTCAGCGGGCTGGCAATTGCCGCCAGAGCCAAAGCTGCGAGTATGAATTTCATCTGCGAAGATGAAGTACGCATTTGTTAGAATTTTGTTAGATGATTTGTAAGAGAATTTTTGGTGCAAAGTGGAAGAACGGTGGTTTAATAGATGAATTATGAGAaccaaattatttaaaaatcaaaACCAAAAACTCAagagaatttaattaaaatattcaatagCATAAGTCCACTCTATCTAGTAAATTATTTTCGCAAAGTCCAAAGAACTTGGCAAGCAGTTTAGCAACATAGTTGACAGTAATATCaatttgttcaacaattttcaaagaATTATTCGAATAAAAGCTTGGTCACTCACCTTGAGGCTTCAGGAGTTCTCGCCGTTGCTGCTTCAGAGGAAGTTAATGTTGAGTCGGTCGAACATCGAAATTTATATACCGTGAGCCTTATCAgtctcaaagaagttgataaGGTAAAATTTTGTACTAAGTATTATATCACACTTGAACAACCTGTCTCCCGTGATGTAAGATCTGTATCAACAAGCTTGTAATAATTAAACGATCGAGCACTAGAGATAGCACACCATCGACTTCTGCacggaatatttaataaaaatgtctaTTTACTCACAATAGAATTTTTTCTTCTTgacataaaattgcaattatttttctttcaataCTGATAACGAAAGAAAAATACATACTTCACGATATAATAGTCTGCAGCTTGTCAAATCAGTTTATCTTGTAGAAGGAAAACAACATGACATGTGAGGAGCATGTAATggtaaaatttgcaatttttgtcgaagaaataataaaaaatgcagatttacaACGACCTTTAGAAATTAATTACAGCTTTTATCTCGATATGCTGCACGTGTATATGGCAAAACAAACTTGCAGGTGTTAGGTTCTTCGGAATTCTTTATCATGGTTGGAACTATCAAAAAttattacttacaattagactgcTATACTTAGAATATAAATTTCGAACCTAATCATTTTTCTATGAAACCGCGGACCACCTgtgcaatatatttattttaatttttgataACTTGGATAATTGGAACAGCCTTATCAAAATGGATGCAAGAATAATTTCTTGGCCCAAGGAAGACCATTGACAGTGGATCATTAGATGAAGACAATACAGATACTATCCAGAATTTGCCGGAAGGAAGAAATTAAACTACGTTCTAAAGTAAATCTCTGATCACGTTTCGTATCAGTTTTACGCAAAAGTTCCACTCGATATTCATGTGTTAACGTTCTTTGACAACTCCTACTTACATAGATAAAACAAGATAATGTTTTGGCGTGTCACAGCTACGTAACAATGAATCGAACTTTGGATAAAATGACATATCGTGCGATTATGATCGACATGTGGATTGATAACATGTCAACAATCTAATCATATCAAACTGTTTCCTATGCACAGTATATAAAACACAGTCGCTACGTACTCAGGCTAATCTACCCCTAAACATTGAAGACGACGCATCCTCAGCCATCAAAGTAAGTATCAAATGAATATATATGttcccttttttattttaagttggtatacaaattattaattaagTATGTAAAAATCTGTCTAGATCTATAAAGATGAAATTCGCCGCAACAATATTATCGGTCCTGGCCCTGGCCACGAGCCTAACCGCCTACAAGCTGCCAGCAGTAGGCTCAGGAGAGCTAGCTAAGGACTTGCAGGATATATTGGACCTCGTCCCCCTCAATGAGGCAGCCAAGATAGTCAGAGCTTACCTGGCCCAAGACAAGGAGTTCAGGACCAGTTTGGACATCCTGAAATCCCCAGAGCTGAAGGCATTCGTCAGGGACGTTGAGGCTTCGCCTGAACTGGCTGAATTAGCTCACTTCATGCAGGGAGCAGGTTTTGACGCATACACGTTGCTGAAGGGTCTGAACGAGGCCATGGAACGACGCAGTTTCTATCCCAGAGACATGTCCGAAACTGAAATCACCGGAGGACTCGCAGGATTCGCAAAGGACTTTGGTGCTGTGGTGCCATACGACAAAGGACAGGCTCTGATGGAGGAAAAGGTCGCTGCTGGAGGTGTCTTCGCTGAATACTTCAACAGGTGTCTGAGTGACAAATTCGTCAACTTCTACATCAACTCATCATTGAACGTTCACTACCAGATCTTGGTCAGGGAAGCCGAGTTGAGAAATGTTGACACCGAAGCGTTCCAACAGCTCTTCCCATACCTACTCGTTGTCAGATTAGTTATGGGTTAGAGAGATTTGGAAGCGTCATGTCGATGTACTCGAGGCTACATATTTGGACTCCATCTGTctggaaaaattattatttttctgtgATTAATCGAAGGTTAAatgaagaaaaaattattttgctaTTTGGGAAAAGGGTACAATGTTGTtatatggttgttattatattttgaaatgatttaataaatttttttgttaaactttATTTTCCTGATGTTATTCTGACCCTGCTCTTCTTCCTAAAATGTTACGTACGAAGGAGATTAATGATTAGCAATTAATTATTAACACTATACAATTACTAGACTGTAGATACCTATGCGCTTATAAAAaggaaatcaaaattttccacctgattTGAAACAAAGCGGAGTGCCATAGAAATTACTTTAAGGATTACGAACAAGTACTATAACAGTACCAACGACAATATGAAGTGTATCTGTAAGGTAACGTGAAATCCACATTACTGGAAATTAAACGATATTCCAATAAAAATCGCTAATCCTGCTTTATGCCTGTCTCATGTGTGCAACAGTCTTATCACATCAAACCGTTTCCTCTGCACAATATATAAAGCGCAGTCACCATGTACTCACCATAACTGTTCTCTAAACATTGAAGACAACGCATTTTCAATCATCACAGTAAATATCAACATACTTAATATATCCttttattgaattatttacGCTTAAATTATCCCATTATTAATGCATAatgtacattttcattttaaattttgtgTAGCTTCCTTAAatatattctattgtaaatAATAGTCATCAAAATCTGTCGAAATTTATTAAGATGAAATTCGCCGCAACAATATTGTCCGTCCTGGCTCTGGCCATGAGCCTAACCGCCTTCGAGGTGTCGGTAGAAGGTCCAGAAGTACCAGCTGGGGACTTGCAGGATACCCTGGACAATGTTCCCGTCAATGAACCACTCAAGATAGTCAACGCCTACTTGGTCCAAGACAACAAGTTGAAGAGCAGTTTGGACAGGAATCCTCCAAGCTGAACGCATTCGTGAAGGGCATTGAGCCATTGCCTGCACTAGATGACTTAGTTCACTTCGTGAACGAGACCGTGGCCAGTCGCAATTTCGATTCCAAGGACATGAAGGACTCTGATGTTTCGGTGCGTGTAGACAGGAACACTCTGTGGCAAATTTGTCTTTGTTGGACATGATGAAATAATTGTGTGAAAATTCTGCATCCTCATCcctccctcgtgtcaatttgacacagtttcccGGAAgcaagttatactgttctgttatttgcagGTAAATTTGCttagtttaataatatttataaattctatatgaaatttctataaataatattactccctcaaataatattagatacataaattttcatattaatttactaATATTTctcgaaacttcgtgacttttatttttataatgcgAAACAACCGAGAaacttaagatgtaaatgttaactcatcattttgaataaaaaaacatcgaaaaataactgtttaccttgttatttcatcgatcttttacaaCGGTGTGACTTCGATACCGAGGGACTGATTcaattcgtgaaatgagggacggatgagcattgaatattatattattaattattaactccATAAAATTACTAGACTGTAGATAAGACAGCCTAAAACGTGTATATTAAAAAGAATTGGTAGTTTATCTCCTTCGTGCTGAATTCTCTGTTAATCGTGACGTATTCAAGTATTTCCATTATCTCACAAAATCTGTACGATTGCTATCATAGCTCACGCATTGACCGCAACTGTCACTAACAAGACGCGATCACGTACGACTTGCAATTGAGTCGTTATCTTTCAACAACGACCACGCATCGTAGTGGATATCGTTATCATGTGCTCTTTCTTAGGTCTCGCCGTCCTTCGTTAACCACTGTCCAATAAAAAAGCTTAATGAAACTGCCGCATTGATTATATATCGTGAAGAATCATTGACGATTGTACATGTATCACTTACTTAGCTTTACAGAATACATGTTTGAAATCTTTATTACATTCCATTAAAAGTTATACGAATACATTGCACACCACTGTATTTCAcagattaaaaaaaagaatacatAGCATTCGCTCTTAaatatgaaatatgaaaatatgttacGTAAGGACAACAGGTACCTGTAAAGAGGAAGGATTATTCAAATGAAAATTGGACAAGCAGACTGCAAAAAAACCAGTGGTGAAACGAAGCTGAtttattattctatatttccTTATTTATCGCGACACCGTGTCCCTTTCCCTTCAAAAACAGAACTACACGATGCTACAGGATTACGTTTCGagcttctctctctctgggTACCTTTTGTCATAGTTGATGAAGCTCTCCGCAGTTCAGTAAGAACTTCCCGCAAGAGAAATGTCTCTCTTGGAACCGCTGTAACAAGTTTGTAGACCGTGGAATGTAGTCGGGATGATAGAATTCGGATCTGCGGTTTCTACAGAGGATTTAGAGATCTCTAACCGCTGGAAACTTTAATtgcattttcttttcgcggtaGACGCGAAGTCAACAAGCTTTGAGATGTCTTCGAACTATTTCTTCGTCGATGTTAACGCTCTGCCAAGCCGACGAGTCGGCGTTAGTAATCTTGAACGATATCTTAATAATTCCTCGGCTGAAAAGATTGTCAACTATAGCGAAAAACAGCGGCGGTCGTAATTTTCCGAGGCTGCTGTGTAATCTTTGCTTGATACAGAGTACACTCACTATGATATGATAAACATAATGGAACGAAATGTGGATAGAAAAGAAGTGACGCTTTTGATGAATATCGAGATACACGGACGCTCTCGAGGAGTTGCGATTATGATGAACAAATGAATCGATTATCGGAGATAACGTCACGATTGATACCGATAGACGTATACTGTCGGCGAAATGTTTGTATACAAAGTACGTGCACAGTGTTCACTGAAAATTGTTGATACCCAGGCTGTTTATTATAAAATTGGTTAATCATTGGCGGATGAGGTTCGTAAAAGCACTGTGAATGAAGCCTTTTTTTTAACAACTGTATTACACTTGaaagaaattgaagaatttgttTAGCGGTGATGTTCACATAAATTTTTAGATTATATTAATCAAGGTAGCTTATTGATAAATTAACATTTGATTATTTATATGCTGTCGCCATTCACTGAATTGtgtgtaaaaataaattagaattcaACATGTCATCTCTGAAATTGTTTGCGAAGTTCCCTACatttaattacaaaataatttattaattttgggCATCGAACTGTAAATATCGCTTCATCTACACCGACAATCAATATTCACTCATCTTTTCAGCCAACGCTTCGTAGTACATATATCACAGCGATAAGATACAAATCGTTCGGAGATTTTATTTGCACAGATGCTTACGTGGAATTCGGCGAGTCGATATtgcgttattaaaaatttcttagaaacattccgcagttttctatttctatAGAGTGCAGAATTCATGCTTCAGATTGTCAAATTGCGAAGAAAGTCGTACAGAAACGacatacttaaatatttatctCTGATGTTCATCCATTGAAGAAAATTGTGTgaacactttctctctctctctctcctcgtacAAATAAACATTAATACCAATAAAAACCAATCTTGTTTGTTCTAACATTTTATTGTTCTACTATGTATCTACTAGCAATTAACAGTTACGGAGAAAAGACTATCAGTACGCTTAACGTCCACAGCAGTACACGTACATAGTCAGTACAGTACATGTACATGGTTGTAGTACATAGCTGACGTCAAAAGCATATAATCTTGAAAAGTATACAGTTTTCAACAATTAATCCTACCTCAATGTTCCACGTCAGCCTAGCAACATGAATTTACGAAAGAACATACTACGATGTTCTTTATCGTGGAAACAACTGCGCtgagaatatttttcaaaaaatcagcATAacattgacaatttttattttgcatagaaatcctCAATCGATGTATTACTATCAATTCaacaaagttattctgattcgCCTCGCGTTTGTCACAATCGACGtcaagaatttttatattgcatagaGGTCCTCCGCTTAACCATAAGGTTTAAAACCGATCAGGTCGTTCCCTGGTGCGAATGATCAGGATTCATCAGGATTCTATCCGGGGTCACGTCGAGGCCGTTTTATTGAAGCCGTGATCCGTTCGAAGGGTAGAAATTTAAGACACGCCGGCCGCGGAAGGAATTAATTCCGTTGAAGATGTCACGGGCCGTATGACGGAGACAGGTTAGGGAGTTTCCAGGGGACACCATGAGACCTAGGCAGAAGCTGTCGAGAgaccaaagagagagagagagagagagagagaaaagacagACGAAGATAGAGAACGTGGGTCCGGAACTGTGCGAAGGCAAGCGGCTCGCTGTGTCTGCGGCAAACAATTCCAATTAACTTGCTGGAATTGGAATAGGAGTCCTCGTCCTCGACCGGGTGTCTCTCCTGGATTCCCGAACGCGAAGAGGAACGACGCGAGAACTGCGTTCTTTCCTTCGTCCCTTTAAACCGTTCTTCATTTTCGTTCTTGAAgcctgccgccgcgccgcggcacTCACCACGGAAAAATTAGCTGTCCATCGCCGGTTTCAACTTCCGCGAAAATACTCCCGGAAGGAAAGCGACAATGGACCTGGCCAGGGGGGATCCGGGAATGAAGAAAGTTGGGAGCCGTGGTATTTACATTTCAATCGGACATTGTCCTTTTGAGGAGACCGGGATCTGCGAGAGGCGCTGCTGAGAGGATGTCTTCACCACGAAATTGATCCGAGGAATGGAGTTCGCTGCAGCTGCCTCTAAATTGTTTGCTTCACAGTTGGTCGAACTTCGTGGCACTCGGTTGCTTATCCTGAACTTTTGAGTCTCatcccgaaagaaaatattgCAGAGAAGCGCCATTGATTTATGCATTTGCCTAGTGAATCAAGATTTTTCAAagttgtgtttcttagtaattCTTGAAGTTTTGTTAACCttttgccctacaatatcgtgtctgactcgtgtcAGAGATTctaaatttcctttaaaccgaa
This genomic interval carries:
- the LOC143211882 gene encoding uncharacterized protein LOC143211882; translation: MKFILAALALAAIASPLNAWKLPATGSGALAKELNDIVDLVPLKEVKSIIKDYISQDPQVQAVLKIVTSAETVAYVKELEAVPEFKDIATYIQNAGLDIYLMWNALNKSLNLAPIKPLDTYKPVSGKGVKGLLDDLKAVVPLEKITKLFNEKSKNSPVVKDLIKEASNPKYQKIVETVLKSAHLAKLLAAGQKQGVAQQDFPLGFSVLLSAHVVRSHTISWKSRRHKMKFAIVALTLLAAASPSTAFKVPAAGSGALAREAQEFVDLVPLNDVVEIVRAYIANDNEIQALLKLASSADSVKLIKEVEAIRQFKQLAKHIQEAGLDIYSLLNKLNKSLQLNPIKPLSTYRKITGGAKGLIKDLRDVVPINELKQLLEEKQKSSAVVKDLIEELQSPGNVLLYLRVLSNPNLAKLQENAHKAGVPNDSFGVAYAVVLTAHVVRSN
- the LOC143211914 gene encoding protein G12 gives rise to the protein MNPQILIMSAFAAASVALISLLAYRMGHRSEEVDLMNQPPLKDNSSLDEDLWDILAFVPQNDIQEIVERYMKYDKQIGETVSFINDHKRFLIRELQNMPQVNRIILFLIKNGLDVDYWTEKLQIAWKMAPRYVRKNKDVATGGLTVMIDKILHTIPLHELNELLKQKVRYSGSFRRLLMMLKSNDFDDLCNSLRQNRMMHHHYFWAEESGLEVGFAGELLKDLHFYLTQTLLPC
- the LOC143212157 gene encoding protein G12-like, which gives rise to MKFAATILSVLALATSLTAYKLPAVGSGELAKDLQDILDLVPLNEAAKIVRAYLAQDKEFRTSLDILKSPELKAFVRDVEASPELAELAHFMQGAGFDAYTLLKGLNEAMERRSFYPRDMSETEITGGLAGFAKDFGAVVPYDKGQALMEEKVAAGGVFAEYFNRCLSDKFVNFYINSSLNVHYQILVREAELRNVDTEAFQQLFPYLLVVRLVMG